The following DNA comes from Serinus canaria isolate serCan28SL12 chromosome 1A, serCan2020, whole genome shotgun sequence.
AATGACTAAAACTGAATATGATTATTGTTAAATCCATCAGACGAGAGAAGAACGGAAAATGGAAGCTATCCTGCAAGCTTTTGCCAGActagaaaaaagagaaaaaagaagagaacaggCTTTGGAAAGAATCAGCACAGCAAAAACGGAGGTTAAATCAGAATGCAAGGAAGCACAGATTCTCAATGATGCTGAATTTATTCAGGTAGTTATCTGGGGCTTTATTTTAAAGCTAGCTTTTAACATTGCATATTTTATCAGTTTGGATGGCAAGCTGCATGTTAAgatgtatgatttttttttttctctgaactcAAATACACGTAACCAAAATGTTCTTTTACATTACATTTTATtatcctgaatttttttccGGATAAGATACATAGAGAATTctttaatgaagaattttagTTACGTGAATTTATGCAAacgtacacacacacacacatacccTCTGTGTAATTCAGTCTGTCTTTGAAGTTCAGGATAGAACATTTATCAGTGTTGACTTTAGCCACAGGAGGTGACTGTTCTTGGGCACCCTCTGTAACCAATGGAgagccatttttttcttcactgggTTTTTCAGGAACACATAGTAATATAatctttgttattttaaaggaaatgagTTAGTAAagtctgggggtttttttctgtgttcttgcagatgatatttaatgttttataaaCAGTTTTTAACTCTTAGCGGATTCTTCTTTGTTTGCAAATACTCATATAACGATTCTCAATCTAGGTTGTTTCCCTGAGCTATGTGTGTCAGCATTCTCTTAAGACAAAGCTAAACACCTAGTAAACTATGAATTGCCAAAGGAATATTGGACTGAAAGACATCATGATATAAGCAGTTGATTTCTAGCTTATGGATGAATGGATGTCAGTTCTTACACAGATCTGTCATGATCTGACTGGTGATGGGTGTGTGTGAACACTGCTGATGATACAGCACGTGCTTGGGAGGAAACTACAGGAAATCCTGTCATTTGCCTTCAAGAAGGAGAGAATTATTGTCGTTCTGACATCAAAAATGAGATTAAGACTTATTCTGTAAAAGAAGAGGGAacagacttctttttttcccctaagaaAAATAAGTAGCTCTAAACGTGTATGGGATCTGTTTACTTGACTTTTGTCTTGTCCCAGGAACCGGCAAAAGAAGAAACTGCCACCAAGCCCACCCCAGCCAAAGTTAATAGAACtaaacagaggaaaagcttCTCCCGGAGTAGAACTCACATCGGACAGCAGCGCAGGCGGCACAGGACTGTCAGCATGTGTTCAGATATCCAGCCCTCCTCTCCTGATGTGGAAGTAACTTCACAGCATAACGAAACTGAGAATGCAGCACTGGTAGCTGAGCCTGAAACAGAAACTGTTGTTACAGAAATGGTTACTGAAACAGAAGCTCCAGCACTTAGTAAATGCCCTACAAAGTATCCAAAAACAAAGAAGGTAAGTTTCTTGATGGACGAGGAAAATATAGACCtcaacagaatttttaaaaaattataggCTGCTTCATCAGTGTGCAACTGTATGTAtgggttgtttttaaaatgtttactCATTTCTTGAAAAATCACCATTGTAGTCACTCACTGGTACTAGATCAAAATGTGTGTAACATTGTGTGGTGGAAGTTAGCTTGGATTTAAGACACTTCCAAAATACATCTTCAGAGCAATTTtggaacaaaatgttttctcaatGAGCTTTCTAAATTGATTGAAATAATATACATAGCCAAAATATAATTAAAGCTGAATTGAAAGAAAAACCCGAGGAAATAAAAGTtgcctttcttcctttgttCACTATATGCTTCAGATAGCAAACAGTAATCTCCAGGGAACTCACTAACTCCTAGTACTTCTCAGATGTCTGTTCTGAAGTCAGTGAATCTAAACACCCCAAGTGTGTATGTGCATGGAGGGAAAATTCTTTAATCttaaatgctttgcttttgaatttctttCCGTTAGACTGCATTGCAAAAAAGTTGTACGAAATGGTACAATATTAAAAGGCAATCAGAAATCTTAAATCTGCAAGCGCAGCTAAAGCAGTACAGCTTTCTGCTTTAAACTTCACAGAATGCATTTAGAAGTATTTGTAGTGTGATTTACAAGAAGTCCTGAAAATTTTAATCAGTAGAGGAAAAGGTGGTGGGCGGAAGTCCTAGATCAAAATTTcttgtcaaaagaaaaataacatttttaagaTGATTTTCTGTCTTAAACCCCCAAACATAATTTAGATTGGCTTTTTCCAAAAGGTACCTGAGTCATTCTGTAACATTGTTTATTTGCATCACTGTTACATTCTTGTGGTGGGGAAcacttcttcctttcttgcCTGTTGCATAGcagaaaagaagacagaaatgtttaatactctgaaacagcaaaaaagtGCAGTAAAATTCAGGCTTCAGGTATCAGTGAAATGTCTCTGCATTGCATCCAGTGTACCCTAAGTGCAGAGAAGgtcttgctttaaaaattattaaaataaaaatgggtttttaaaagataaaataaaatgtattttgataATTTGTGTTAAAGTCTTAATATCATACTAATAATATTTAATGTTGCATGCCCTTAATTTTGAATCAGTGTAAAATCTAGGAGGTTAGTTTATCTGttaataaaaactaaaatctactggcatatttttttaaaaacactgaactAGCTAGGAAAGACTAGCCTTTTTAGACCAGTGTGTCTTTGTGTTAAATTACACCACATTTACTGCTACAGTTAAAGAGTGTTGAAGGCAGCTGCCTGACATGTTGACTGAGGCGCAGTCCTGACAGTATGGAAATCTGATGAGCAGCTTCTTTAACTTTGCTCTGTTAGCTGTTTCTCCTCAGCCTGGATACTCAGGCACAAATctaaattttgttttagaatTCTGTTACTAAATTGACATCCTAAATACTGTTGATCTGGGCACTTGTATTGTAATGTTCAGTGAgaattaaatgcaaaagaaCTAAGTGTAGTttactgcaaaagaaaataactaaaCAACCCTGCCCCTCCCCCAAACTCATGTGTAAGCAAATCTGTACTGATTTCTTATGCTGTTCCCATGATTTCACTAAAACTGAGCTTGTTCTTACCAGGTATTCTTAAACTTGGAGCCTGGTAACAAACTGTATCTGGTTTGTGCAGTAGTTAACTAGGTGAATAATTGAACTAAACACTTCTAAAAAGCCACTGGTAAACACACTCATaaaacactaattttttttttttcctctctctctgtttaGCACTTGGTTAGTGAATGGTTAAGTGAAAAGAGTGATAAAGCCGGGAAGCCTACAGACACTCTACCAGAAAGGCCTCTACGCATAACCACGGACCCTGAAGTTCTGGCTACCCAGCTGAATTCTTTGCCTGGTCTCACTTACAGTCCACACGTGTATTCAACTCCAAAGCACTATATCCGTTTTACTTCTCCATTCCtttcagaaaagagaaggaaaaaagaacctGTGGAAAACATTACTGGCTCTTGTAAGAAGGTAATGCTTCCTTTTGTTACAGTGTTCGATCCCATATTAATTAAAAAGAGGTCTTTATTTACTAGCATAAATTCAGGCAGAAAAAGGCTGTTTAACAACTGAGTCATGCtacacattttgaaatgtttatcATTGAAGTTTTAAGTTGGTAATTAgaacttctttgttttttacagCGTTGGTTGAAGCAGgctttggaagaagaaaactcAACAACGATTGATAGATTTAATTCACCATCACAAGAGAGATCTAGAAGTCCAGCCATCAATGGTGAACATAAAAGTCCTTTATTACTGAACGACAGCTGTTCCTTGACAGGTGTGAAGCTTTTGTAAATACACTACATAAGAGCTATGATCAAGTAGCTGATTGTGGAGCACTGTGTTTTTAAATTGATGACTTGATGAAAATTCCAGGGGTATCTGCATGTTTTCCTGAtactttctttgaaagaaatgcTTAGTTGCATAGTGCCTGGgagtttttccccctttaatgTACAATAGATAAGAAACCATTATGTATCCTAGCATTTACAGTCAACAAAAGATTAATGGTTTTGGTATTAGTATGAAGAGGTCAGgttataaatttaattttctatgcTTTCTATATACTTAGAATGCCTTTAAACCTCAGTAGACCAATGTAGCACGCAGGGGGAAAAGCTGTGTAATCTTTTAGGTGTAATAGAAAATTGGAGTGCACTAAAACAAGACTTGCTGAACAGACTTAAAAAAGCATCGAAGTTGACTTTGCCTTCTCTGGAGACATAGGCAGTTCTTCCCAGCATCCTAGCACACAGAATTCACTTACTGATGTGTTTGTAGGCTGTTAAgagtttatttttcaggaagCCTGTAGGCTGTTAAAAGTTCATCTATCAGCAAGCCTGCccttcagagatttttttgatCTTAGAattctttaatttcaaattcGCAATTTCATTACTTAAAGTACTTAAACAAGTATGATTGTTATGTCTAGAAATCATGTaacttttttctaattttaataCAGATTTAACCACACCACTAAAAAAACGAAGACTGTATCAGCTGTTGGAGTCTGCTTTCTCAGAAACCTCCACACCTACTCCTTCTCCCTATGCCACACCAACCCATGCTGACATCACTGCCTCCGAGCCATCATTGTTTGCTACTCCTCCCAGGGTGAAAACAGAAGATGAAGCTTGTCGAAATGGTTACAAACCCATCTATTCACCAGTTACTCCTGTAACTCCATGTATACATGGAAATACCATGCACTTTGAGGTGAGATTTATAATGAATTTTTGAGCATTCAGAGAAAGTGTTCAGACATTGCAGTATAAATCAGTATTTTGTACTCCTGCTACAAAATGAGGGGGAGGTATTTCTCTAGGCTGAAAAATTGACTTGcaatttcttcttgtttatTTAGAATATTTCCTCACCTGACAGTTccccagaaataaaaaggagagcTTACAGTCAAGAGGTAAGGAAATTAGCAAAACCTGCAAATGTATCATTGCAAGTTCCTGAGAATTTGAAGGCTTTACTTGCTTACTCCTTCATATTTCCACTTTACCtgttatattttctattttaaactgGTTTCTCTCTGTATCACTTAAAAATTGTGATTTGGATCAGGATCACCATCTGTAATGGAAAGGAGTAACTACTgcaatttatttgtaaatagGAACAGAGAGAGAACACTTTGCTTTCCAGACTGTAGTTAGATTCAGATGAATATTTCTCCTTACTACCAGCATTTCTTAATTGTTTCTGTTGATCCCAGTTATGCTCAAAGTGAAAAAACGGAGCAGAAGGTTATTAAGTCAGCATAGGTGGTGGATTAGTTGAAGAGCAAGTGCTGTTGGAATATGTCTGGGTATTCCTAGCCTGCAGGGGGCATGTGTCCTGCCATGGAGCTTCATCCTAAAATTCAGAAGTGTCTTGGAAaaacttctccttccttctccttcttggAAATAGACATAAATATGTCAAAATAGGTGTTTTGACACTGAGGAGGATTGCTTTTATGTTGAAGCAAGTGCTTTCTTGCTTCCTGGCCTGGGACTTGCTCCTTTTGAAGCTCTTGCCCTTCCTCTGCCAGTCATAAATAAAACCTGGCacttaatgtttatttttactttggttaatgtacattttattaaaatgctttaCCATAATATGTGGAAATAGTAGAACTAAGAGTCTGGCTGTAGAATTGTTTCTTAAAAATGGATAAATTTGTGCTACTAGAAGGCCTTTAATCCCATTTGAAGGCACATCTGAATGTCAAATAGGTTTGCTGGAGTGTGAAAAAATAGTTacatgttttttcttcatgtagGGTTATGACAGAGCATCGATTCTAGCACTGAATTCCTTCAGAAATTCCAACCTGACAGAAATGGGCCTGCAAGAAATAAAGACTATTGGATATTCTAGTCCAAGGAATAGGACTGATGTCACACGGCAGTGCACTGGAGAAATGGAATCTGTGTCAGACCTCCAGCTGGGACTCGAAGTAATTGAGCAAAGTGCACTGCATAAAAACCTGGAAGCCCCCACACATGATAGGACTGATTCAAACAGCCAATTAGAAACTGCTCATTGTGGACGGGGCACAATTTATTCTTCCTGGGTAAAAAGTCCTGACAGGACAGGTGTAAATTTCTCAATGAATTCTAATTTGAGGGACTTGACCCCTTCACATCAGTTGGAGGTAGGAGGTGGATTCAGAATAAACGAGTCAAAGTGCCTGATTCAAGACGATGCAAGAGGCATGTTCATGGAAGCATCTGTTTTTTGTACTTCAGAAGATGGAATTGCACCTGGCTTTGGAAGGACTGTCAATAACGACAATTTGATGGATGGAAATTGCACACCCCAGAACCctccacaaaagaaaaaggttatACATTTAAGAATCATTTGGTCTGTCTTCCATTGTCTGCTAATGATGTTTCTATAACAGAAAGAACCCCAATGTAATAAAAACCAACTCATATTTACATACTACGGTGTAGTAGATATTCAGGAGAAGTAATGATGGGCAAAGAGCAAAGCTGCATAAAACTAttagtaaatttattttttcatcgTAAAAGATACAAATTCTATTTCATATGAATGAATTGCCCaataaataattgcttttcaGGTTTGAAAATGGTTGCTTATGCTGCCTGGTGTTACAGTACTCTTATGCAGAATATATGCTAGCATCATAGAGACCACATACTGTGAACATCTGTTATGAATTACTGCAAGAAGTTGCAAGAATAGATTTACGTTACTCAGACTTGAAAGTTAAAACTGTACGAAAATCCTTAGttccaagaaatatttttcttggcttaattgggtttttttggttttttggttgtgggttttgggttttttttttgttttttcgtttttggttggttttttttttgtttttttttttttgtttgttttttgtttgaaaaataagcTCAATCTAAATTTGCTACTCTCGTGGAACAGTTGTTGTAGTTAAGTGAGGTTGTCATGGGTAGCTCAAACCAGGATTGCAGGTTACTTTGTGTAATTCTTAGACTGCATTGTACTGTCAGGTTGACTCCCTTTGCAGAAAGAATGACAAAGATGAAAGGCAGTGGTCTCCAGTGTACCAGCTTGCCTGTTCTGGCTCATCACAGACTCTAGtaatatttcttatttcaaaggtgtgattaattttctttacagaacTAGTGATGAGGAGGGTGGGGTTTTCTGCATGTGTACATGCCTGCACACtggggtttggtgttttttggttaCGTTGCAGCCCCTTGTagattcctgctgctctggggcagcctgcTGTAGAGCACTGAGGAGTCTTCCTTCAGTAGTTCTTCATCAGAACTGGATTTTTGTTTACTTGCTTCAAGCTGAGACATAAATGGAACAATATTGTAGGAGCTCTGATCTTACCTGGTCACAGCCCTGAGAATTTGATAGATTGTGTGTATGTTACTGTAGCCCTGCTATTTTGGCatatatgaaaagaaaacataaactAAAATTCCTGTAACTTGACagtcttctttttctgaaggcTAAATTAGACTTCACAAATCCCAGCAGCACTTAGTATTTCAGTAACCCTCCCCACATCCCTTGCTGGCAAGGATTGTTTCAGGTTGTTACTGCTGAGAGTTTACGCAACGCTAATCCTTCACTAAAGAAAGGTATGGCTGCCCCCTTCACCCCCCAGTTCCAGGATTCCTGTCTAAAAGTCTCAGTTTGAAGAAACAGCCAGAGCAAATTGCATCTGTACCCCGAAAGAGAAGGGGGTTTAGGATTTCTGAGGACACACAAAAATTTGAAACCTTAGACAGTATAAAAAGAGAGGTGGTGGGCTAGATCCCACCTAAGGTGAAAGGTGAGAATTCAGGAATTTTGTAGGAGACTCATAAAAGCCTTTTCCCTACCGTCATGTAAGACAGCAGTATCCTTAGGAAGGTGTTTGTAGGATGTTTTTGcatatttctgtggttttgtggaCACTTGCTCCTGTTTTCTCTTACTATTGCACAAGTCTTTTATCAATAGAGACCTGTACATTGTGGCCACACTACATGGGTTTCTTAACATTTAAGCTTTCTTTAAAGCAGTATTCTTTAGGGGGTCACTGTCACATGATATGgaaataatacaaaattatttgaaagtGAGATCAGTTCTTAACCTGAACTTTTTTATGCAAAATCAGTGgtttttcactgatttttttcccctgacataTGGATGGGTCTCAGATAGATCTGTTTGAAcgcaaacaaacaaaaccccttaggactggaaacagcagctgctttggtttttctctctgttttgaAACATATGTCCAGTTTTATTGCGGATTAAGCTAgttaaacattaattttttcattattgcaCTTTAGTTTGTTGGTTCAGATGTTGTCTAGTTCAGAGCAGGATGTTGATAACTAGAAGAAAATTTATAGacattaaatgtaatttttaccAAACTAGTGTAGTTACTGAATAAAGTAGGTCTGAAGGTTAATATTTCAGCTTTGTAATTCAAATCCTGAAGATTCATGGTGAAAACATTTGAGCAGgtaattttttcactgaaggcAATTTACTAACCACCAAAACTGGTTTTTGGTGGTTAGATCGAACTTTGGTGTAGTGATTGTATATGCATAATACATTAAATAGGAACCAAGTGTCATTTTTTTTAGTAAGAGTTAGcttaaaaatatgttcttaaTCAGTCTGTCTTCAAGGGCAGTAAAGACAAATTCAGAATAAATGGGAAAAGTAAGTTGCAAATTCAGGATGTTAAAAAAAGGCATGAAGATGCCTTAGAAGAGCTTAGTGAATCCTTTGATATATGATGCAGAAGAGTAGTGGGTTCTCATTCCAGGGAGTCAGTCTGAGACCTGGATGTGACATCTCTTGAAATTAGCTTTACTAGATCAGTGTAATAGTAAAATTCTGCAGTTTCAGGAGAAACTGTACAGCCAACAGAATGACTTCAGCAGTGGACCTTTTGCTGATCTGTGTCATCTGCTTCTTCTCTGAGGCAGAACAACACATAATACTTCTCTTGgcagaagcattttttaatatcaCCTTTACAGTTGGTAATAGCTCAGTACTTTGTAAATTCCACTGCAGCTGTGGTGAAATatcttgaattaatttttccttttttttttgaaccaGTTACATGGTATGTATAACTGAAATATATAGTGCATGTAATAGAAactgtgagaaagaaaatgaacaaaacttcttttctaatgtttgtttgtgggttgttttttctccttaggTGTCCTTGTTAGAATACCGTAAGAGGCAGCGTGAAGCTCGAAAAAGTGGCTCAAAGACAGACAGCTTCCCCCTGGTTACTGTATCTCCTCATGCTGCTGGTGGAGGAAATACAAGTAGCAATAATGGTGCTACTGATGGGTATAACAACAGTGGTGAAAATGGGGAGCAAACTGATAACACTGCAAGCCTGCCTTTACCACTGCCAACTACTGTTTATAATGCAGCTCCAGAAGACACTGGCAACAACTGTGCAGTTAAGGAATCTTCCTCCAGTGAGAAGAGTGAACCAGAAGTTCAGTGGTAAGCCACAAAACTACAGGATTCAAGTTTAATTTGGAATAATTATTTATATGAATCTAAGTCTTTGGTAtttgaaatctgtttttcattaaGACTGCTGTTGCAGGTTACTGACTGGAAGCTTTTCTTCCAGCTTACTGAAGAGTTGTCTTACCTTTTATCTCAGAAATACAGCAGACATCTCATAATAATTCAATTACGAGAAGAATTACCCAGAAGATacttattaaattattttaatatatcttCTAATGGCAAAATAGATATTGGTTTGAGCATTTCTGTCCTTGTATTTCTACTGCTTTGTCTGTGAGATGAAGAGAAATCTTCATGTTAAATCTGAAAGCCTTTCCAAAAAGTACTGTAGGGCATAAGGTgcaacaggagaaaaatctaTGCTGATTAGCAAAGGCTTCTGGAAGTCCTTAGGAGGTTTGGTTTTTAATCATGGCTAGGACATGTGCGGGATGTTTGCTGTTGCCTAATTGCCCTGTGAGGGGCTGAatgcagcctggccagcagctcctgctcaggtgGGATCATGTGGTGACATAGCATTGTTGGTGTTTGCTCAGTGGTTCCCTTGTTTGCAGACCACATGGGCAGTGTGTGCAATGCCAGATGCTCCAAACAATCCCAGATCCTGAGGAGAGGTAGAGTGTAGATGGGGAGAATATGGAGTGACTTCAGTCTGTGTAAAACACTGCACAGTTTTTTCACTGAGTTTTGgtagctttaaaataaatggtcAACTGTGGTGACACTGTCTCCAAAAGATTAGTAGTGCAAAATAAATCCTGCTGATGTTCTTTATACTGTACTGATGGTGTAACTGTAGTAAGGATGAACTATGGGCTTAGGAGTTGAACATCCTTCCACTCAGATACTCCAGCTATTCCAGAGAAGAAGATTTTGTAAAGCCAGTTGACAGGAGAACATAAGTGCAGTCTTCAGTGTTCCACTGAAAAGTGGCTGTTAAGTTCACTGTGCAGAATTTACTGCCCTAAATTGTAGAAACAGGCTGCCCTAAATTGTAGAAACATTCTTCAATTCACTACTTAGAttttgcagagcagcaccaaggcTTATTCTAGTGCAGCAGTACTGTAAAGTGATGCCATATATCCCTGCcagaaaggaaaatagtttTGTGGAGTGCTGTCACTTACGATGTTCTTGGTCAGGTTGTGATTGAGAGAGGTAATGGATTATAAGAGAGATGTGACTGTCACTGCATACCCACTCTCTCGCAATTCAAGTTTAGAAGTTCAAATGGAGATTTGTAGTGGTACACATTTTACAGCTGTGCATCCGTTATTAAAGGGCAGAGTCTTAACAACAACCAGACAAGATGACTACTTCCAATTCTGGATAAAGACAGTTTTCTGCAAATTGAGACTATGAACAAGTAACCGtgacctttattttttttcacttttcagttGCTTAGACAAAAACCCACAGATCTACAGATACTTCCTTAATAAGAGAAAATACCAGTTTTTTAATGTAACATGGTTGCAGGAAATTACTGTATTTAAAGTGGGAGAAAATAGATAAAAACCACTTAAGTAATAAATATTCCTTATGCACAACCAGTTATTTGGTTGTTACATGTAGCCAACACTGTAGACTTTCTCTGACTCAGTATTTGCATATACCTTGTCCTGAATTTGGACCATGGGAGTACATCCTCATAAATTTAAAATGGCCTTCTCTTGCAGGACTGCATCAACCTCTGTGGAACAAGTGAGAGAACGAAGTTATCAGAGAGCTTTACTTCTCAGTGATCATAGGAAAGACAAGGACAGTGGTGAGTTGACTTATTGTTTTGAAGATACATAAGTCTAACCAGTTCCCCGTGGTAATCTGTAATAATTCTAATACTGTGTTTGGGTCTGCTTCATCTGTAGGGGGAGAATCACCTTGTAGGCCATGCTCACCGTCTCATGTTCAGTCTCCATCTCATTCAAATCTCATTTCCCAGTTGCAGCTTAAGGCCCCttctttcactgaaattatGAAAGGTCAGTAAGCAGATGACCTTGTATGACACTTGACATATTCAATGGTCTAAAAACAGCTTTAATAGCTCTTTTAAAGTCAAATATAAAGTGCTTAGTGATTTCTGCAAAAGATTTGATTTTCTCACTTTGATATTTAtgtctgctttatttctgtagAACCTGATTCTGAAAATCCAGAGCCAACTTCTGAATGTCCGTCCCCAGATACTTCACAAAGGACTTGTAAGAGTCCATCAAAAGCAAGCAAGGTAATGCAAGGTGTTTGCACAATATGCATAGGAATAGCTCCATCCGTCTCTGATTcacctttaaaaatgttaattgtAGCATTTACTACTTTGGTGACATATACACATCTTCATCTATCTGTGCAGCAATTTAACATAGGTACacatttgcaaaaatatttgtccATATACACTAAAAAGTGGGTTTATATGCTGTGCTTTTGGTAGGTGTACATGTTTATGGATGAGAGAAGAGATTTGTATCAGTGCTGTTCTGAGGTGTGAATGCTGAAGAACTGGCACTCAGAACCAACAGCAGTGATGTGACTTACCCTTAAGAGGACGTTGCTCTTGCTCTGCAAGGGTTTGGTATTGTTTTGCAGTCAGGGCTCTGATGATATGGAGAAGGATGTTGAGTAGTGAAGTGATTCAGGTTGTCTTATTTAGTCTGTTTGCTTTCACTACCCCAGCTTTCAAATGTTAAGTCACTCTATAAATTGCTTTATTCCTGTAAGTGGTCTTCTCTGGAATTACTTCTTTCAGATTCAGAAATCTAAAACTTTTAACAAAGAATGGATTCAGACTTTGACCTAATGGATCATATTTCTGTTACaactttaaaatacactttagTAGTCTTTGACTGGGAGGAATTATTGATATATACTTGATAAAAATAGTACCTTCTCAAGCTTACTCTGTTACTGATGTTTTTCTCACATCAAATATATATCCTGCATCTCAGCACTTCTTTTCAGTCTGGGGAGGAGAGTGTTCTGAGatgttctttttgtttattgCATGCATGGTTGAATATTTCAAACATCGAGCACTGACTGCCTTTCTTTCCATTCCAGCCCTCTTCACCGAGTCCTGTACTTTCAGCACAGCCACTTGGGAAAACACCCACAAAACCAGATTCGCACTGGGAAACTGCAGCTAATGCACCCGAGACTGAAAATGCGAATCATCCAAaatctgagctgcagcagaaacagctgaCAAACAACGTCCAAGCACTTTCAAAAACTCATCCATCTCAGTCACATCTGcgcagctctgctgagcaacTTTCACATTCACAGAAGTTGCCTTCCGCACCTTTGAAGTTGCATTGCCCCCCTTCGCCTCACGTAGAAAATCCCCCCAAGTCTTCTACCCCTCATGCGCCTGTGCAGCACGGTTACCTTTCACCAAAGCCTCACTCACAGCAGCTGGGATCTCCATACAGACCTCATCATCCACAGTCACCTCAAGTTGGAACACCCCAGAGAGAAACACACAGGAACTTCTACCCGGCGGCACAGACCCTCCAGCCCAATAATCAGGCGCAGGCTAGCGGCCCCCTCTTCACGCAGACAACATCAGGACAATCTTCAGCTTCCTACAGCCAGTTTAACCAACAAAATTTGAACAGCAACGCGCCacctcccccaccccctccaCCCCCT
Coding sequences within:
- the KMT2E gene encoding inactive histone-lysine N-methyltransferase 2E isoform X2, which encodes MSIVIPLGVDTADTSYLEMAAGSEPESVEASPVVVEKSNSYPHQLYTSGSHSHSYIGLPYADHNYGARPPPTPPASPPPSVLISKNEVGIFTTPNFDETSSATTISTSEDGSYGTDITRCICGFTHDDGYMICCDKCSVWQHIDCMGIDRQHIPDIYLCERCQPRSLDKERAVLLQRRKRENMSDGDTSATESGDEVPVELYTAYQHTPTTITLTATRVTKVNDKKRKKSGEKEQNIAKCKKAFREGSRKSSRVKGTAPEIDPTDSSNFGWETKIKAWMDRYEEANNNQYSEGVQREAQKIALRLGNGNDKKEVSTSNLIFKPPVESYVQKNKKILKAAKDLPPDALIIEYRGKFMLREQFEANGYFFKRPYPFVLFYSKFHGLEMCVDARTFGNEARFIRRSCTPNAEVRHVIEDGTIHLYIYSIHNIPKGAEITIAFDFDYGNCKYKVDCACLKENPECPVLRRSEPTENINTGYETRRKKGKKEKDVSREKETQNQNITLDCEGAATKIKIADNKQRKLSPLRLSISNNQEPDFIDDIEEKTPISNEVEMESEEQIAERKRKMTREERKMEAILQAFARLEKREKRREQALERISTAKTEVKSECKEAQILNDAEFIQEPAKEETATKPTPAKVNRTKQRKSFSRSRTHIGQQRRRHRTVSMCSDIQPSSPDVEVTSQHNETENAALVAEPETETVVTEMVTETEAPALSKCPTKYPKTKKHLVSEWLSEKSDKAGKPTDTLPERPLRITTDPEVLATQLNSLPGLTYSPHVYSTPKHYIRFTSPFLSEKRRKKEPVENITGSCKKRWLKQALEEENSTTIDRFNSPSQERSRSPAINGEHKSPLLLNDSCSLTDLTTPLKKRRLYQLLESAFSETSTPTPSPYATPTHADITASEPSLFATPPRVKTEDEACRNGYKPIYSPVTPVTPCIHGNTMHFENISSPDSSPEIKRRAYSQEGYDRASILALNSFRNSNLTEMGLQEIKTIGYSSPRNRTDVTRQCTGEMESVSDLQLGLEVIEQSALHKNLEAPTHDRTDSNSQLETAHCGRGTIYSSWVKSPDRTGVNFSMNSNLRDLTPSHQLEVGGGFRINESKCLIQDDARGMFMEASVFCTSEDGIAPGFGRTVNNDNLMDGNCTPQNPPQKKKVSLLEYRKRQREARKSGSKTDSFPLVTVSPHAAGGGNTSSNNGATDGYNNSGENGEQTDNTASLPLPLPTTVYNAAPEDTGNNCAVKESSSSEKSEPEVQWTASTSVEQVRERSYQRALLLSDHRKDKDSEPDSENPEPTSECPSPDTSQRTCKSPSKASKPSSPSPVLSAQPLGKTPTKPDSHWETAANAPETENANHPKSELQQKQLTNNVQALSKTHPSQSHLRSSAEQLSHSQKLPSAPLKLHCPPSPHVENPPKSSTPHAPVQHGYLSPKPHSQQLGSPYRPHHPQSPQVGTPQRETHRNFYPAAQTLQPNNQAQASGPLFTQTTSGQSSASYSQFNQQNLNSNAPPPPPPPPPSSTYYQSQQPSGNFQSYSQLKGSIPQQTVFSSGPNQALPGTAGQQTVPGHHVAAGHFLSSQNPSIHHQASASAAPPPPPPPPAPGPHLVQQQSTHQQHSVAHVVGPVHAMAVAPGSHIHSQAAGHHLPPPPPPPGPLPHHQPPHPSSGHQGLQAQHQHVVNSAPPPPPPPPASVMGSGHHPSSAQGLHHPSHQGPPHFPSNAHTSVSSYSSQAPHHTTLGPGPQHQPAGTGPHCPLPGQGPHIPPQGPNSIATPTASGFCPHPGSVTLPHGVQGQQQASPVPGQIPIHRAQVPPTFQNNYHGSGWH